In Rhopalosiphum padi isolate XX-2018 chromosome 3, ASM2088224v1, whole genome shotgun sequence, the genomic stretch GTGAGGGAAGGTCTAAGCCAGCCTTTACTTCATCAACAAATTGAGGTATGAATATATAATGACGTGGATGGGAGGTTTaacaaaaaagaataaataaatgtgcaattatttaatatgatttaacaaTTACAACCTAATCTGCATCCAATATCAGTTTCATGTGATTTTGAACTTGGTTCCataacatcaataaataatacatttgaaaatataaatattatctgggccaaaattttttgaaaaaaatcagttacatttattatcaaaatataataaagaagcAAATGTTTATAATGCTACCAAAACCATTATTGTGTTTGCGTTTGTACCATTATGTGATTTAGATATGGCTGCAGATGAATTAGCATACGAACTTCCAAATGAGCGTATGTCTTTATTTAAGTGGATTGAAGAATTTTACATTGGGAATAATCGACGTATAGGACGAAGAAAACCACCCTATTCCCCTGAGATGTGGAATCTTCCTCAATGGATATTGAATCCGTATTGTTCTACAAAATTACCTCTCATTTGTTCCATGGacatttcagattttttttttctgaagcaaaacaaaattacatttgcGAATCCCATAaccactatacattttatttatgtaggtatctaATGTAatggtaatgactaatgacaGTACACGATTTGGACGGTCTCCCTCATCGTATATTGTACTGTAAAAATAACTTGATTCCTACAACAACACGAATATTGTAGTTAGTATTcggtattgttattataaggcagtggttttcaaactttttttatacacgGCACACCGTACACTTCAAAAAATTTTCACGGCACACTCaccattttttagaatttagatgaacaaaattgttttgaattaattataattttatatacatttaatgagAAATGTGTGCCTGATGGGCGTTACATATATTCTTAATTCTTGGACGAATAGTTGACAGACATACCCTCATTTCTTCTTCCACTGAATTTAGTATttctcgttttttattttttatattcgtaaGCGCTGAAAACCCTTGTTCACAAAGATATGAGGTTGAGAACGGCAAAAGAATAGTCAGTGCTTTTATAGATATCTCTGGATATTCTTTAGAAACATATATCCAGAATTTATTGAGAGTGATCTCTTTGAATTTCAACTGCAATGTTcgatcatttttaattgaacaGAGATTTTCTTCTTCAACAAGTTTTAAATCAACTAAGTCACTAATAGACACATTAAAAGGGTCTCGTACCcagtcataatttttaatattaatacttggaaaatatttattcatttttacttcTAACAATGTGATAGATTCGACTATTAATGACAAAATGTTGTCATCTGCAACTAGTAAAGCAGTACGTGGAAACATGATTAAATTACCttgattaattttagttttccataaattcaatttttcgaTGAAAGCCATAATTTTATCCGACGATGTTAGTATATTTTCATCACGACCTTGCATACTTGAATTTAGTTTATTGAGATGCTCAAACAAATCAGTTAAGAAAGATAACTTTGTCCACCACTCTTCATCCCCAAGAAAGTTGAATTCAGTTTCTTCCATAGTTAAAAATACAAGTAACTCCTCTCTCAAATTGTAAAATCGTGATAAAATATTGCCCCTTGAAAGCCATCTTACTGCACTGTATAAAACCAATCTTGAATAGTCTGCATCCATCTCTTCACAAATTTTTTCGAATAGTCTTGATTTAAGAGGTCGGctcttaataaaatttataacttttacaaCTTGATcaagaatattttgtaaatcactTACTAAGGATTTTGCCACTAGGGCCTCTCTATGAAGGAAGCAatgggtaaaaataatttttgaattttttttttttgactaaaGAAATGAAACCTTTAATTGAGCCAGTCATTGAAGGTGCACCATCAGTGCATATTCCAATGCAATTGTCCCATGATAAATTTACTGATAATAAATGATCGTccaaaactttaaaaacatcTTCACCTTTCGTTGTTTCGGACAAtgttttacaacaaaaaaagttttcaataatatcatcatcaaCTACCATGCGTACAAAAACTAAAAGCTGTGCTTTTCCACTTATATCTGTAGATTCATCTACTTGCAGCGCAAACATACGAGAATCGCGTAACTTATTTAATACTTGCTGCTCAATATCTTCGGACATGTCGTTTATGCGCctacttattgtattatcaGATAAAggaattttcaatatttcttgTTCAGCTtctattccaaaaaatatttttacaatttcacGGCAAGCGGGTAAAATTAACTGTTCACCTATTGTATGTGGTTTCATTGTTTTAGCCACAAGCTCTGCTACTACATAGCTCGCTTCTTGAGATTTATCAGAAATTTTTACAATTGTTGTcatatttttactttgtttattttgtgaatttaataaacgttgaaaatatgttatatttttgtcgACCAAATGTGAATGTTTAGTAAACAAATGACGTTTAAGTTTACTGGGCACCATTGCTTCATTTGACAATTTTTCACCACATACAACGCACCATGGACGAGGATTATCTGTATCACCAGTACAAGAAAATCCTATTTTTAAGTAATCTTCGTGATACTGATGAatattactgtattttattttttttttttggtggttgACTTACTGACGAATTATTGTCAACAGAACGAGTAACAAATTTAtccatgattaaaataattataaatatatgtaaatgtacctatatcacaaatatattttttttaaatactcgtatgcttttacaatacaattagGAGACAAACTACTATACGAATACGACGTAAACGTCCAGGCCGATTGCGACGGATACACTGCCAGAGGTCTAACAATATAACGGataacctatacattttatagttcaaTAGCTATCTGAGATTACTTATCTTAATCACTTTATTCCTACAAACTGtcgatttattaatatataaatatatatcaaatccATAGAGATGAAagcatttattttcttatatcgCAATTCAATGCAATCGGTAATTTATGGAAAAACCGCGGCACACCTAGTGGATACTCGCGGCACACCAGTGTGCCGCGGCACccagtttgaaaaccactgtTATAAGGTATAAGAAT encodes the following:
- the LOC132925067 gene encoding protein FAM200C-like: MTTIVKISDKSQEASYVVAELVAKTMKPHTIGEQLILPACREIVKIFFGIEAEQEILKIPLSDNTISRRINDMSEDIEQQVLNKLRDSRMFALQVDESTDISGKAQLLVFVRMVVDDDIIENFFCCKTLSETTKGEDVFKVLDDHLLSVNLSWDNCIGICTDGAPSMTGSIKGFISLVKKKKFKNYFYPLLPS